The Exiguobacterium acetylicum genome includes a window with the following:
- a CDS encoding acyltransferase family protein: MQEWKVSGQSGPKRIDIESRFRPEIEGLRTVAALLVAIYHIWFNRVSGGVDVFFVISGFLITTSIISTINRTGEFKFLPYVTKLLKRLLPSVLFILGVVLVLSTFLLPASILGKTIREVVASMFFYQNWQLAVSSTDYLDATQMKSPVEHFWALSIQWQFYMIWFVLFSFILWMMNKYQIRSIKAVLNGLLGFLFVTSLAYSIYLTEVNQPWAYFITPTRVWEFALGSLLCVNLSAIRVPKVVATIIGWVGLIGLLTTGVLFNVSQMFPGYIALWPMTCALMIVLSGTQETRFGLKRFLGSKPMVKLGGIAFGIYLWHWVLLEFYRYNVQQTPGLLVGTLIIVSSIGLSYLMTEWIEKPIRTATVNRTAFKKLGLMLSVNVLLIGSLLGLSYMEEQELKQAVSKNKYPGALAIEQALTVPKQDPFPSYANVFNDLPLVHTDGSNQGLQKTEAKVGEYGKTKDYKATIALVGSSHSEQWFGALHEAVKGADIRLLNLTRSGTRFSTGYESDSLKGIWNQNVLNYLKDADVDLIISHVTAADASKDSIHQQMVDQMQFVKDEYGIDGLALRDNPRYDFNVLEALETTSIADTTKRMNTQPNQTDETYWKQFEKTNQSLYKLDLTRYFHVKGEYRPVIGNVVIYRDNSHMTNTYAESFAPMFKKKLNEVLAEKLATGK, translated from the coding sequence ATGCAAGAATGGAAAGTATCTGGTCAGTCTGGACCGAAGCGGATTGATATCGAAAGTCGGTTTCGTCCAGAAATCGAAGGGTTACGAACGGTAGCTGCTTTACTCGTTGCGATTTATCATATTTGGTTCAATCGTGTCTCTGGAGGAGTCGATGTCTTCTTCGTCATCTCAGGTTTTTTGATTACGACATCGATCATCTCAACGATTAACCGGACAGGGGAGTTTAAGTTCCTGCCGTACGTCACAAAGTTACTGAAACGACTGTTGCCTTCCGTTTTGTTCATTTTAGGCGTCGTTTTAGTATTAAGTACGTTTTTATTACCAGCATCGATTCTCGGTAAAACGATTCGTGAAGTCGTCGCCTCGATGTTCTTCTATCAAAACTGGCAACTCGCCGTTTCAAGTACCGATTACTTGGACGCGACGCAAATGAAATCACCCGTCGAACATTTTTGGGCATTATCGATCCAGTGGCAGTTTTATATGATTTGGTTTGTTCTGTTCTCATTCATCTTATGGATGATGAACAAGTATCAGATCCGGTCGATCAAAGCCGTCCTCAATGGTCTACTCGGGTTCTTGTTTGTCACGTCACTTGCATATTCGATTTATCTGACAGAAGTCAATCAGCCTTGGGCGTATTTCATTACACCGACGCGCGTTTGGGAATTTGCCTTAGGTAGCTTGTTATGCGTGAACTTATCCGCGATTCGTGTCCCGAAAGTAGTGGCGACGATCATCGGATGGGTGGGTCTGATTGGATTGCTAACGACCGGTGTCCTGTTTAATGTCTCGCAAATGTTCCCTGGTTATATCGCACTCTGGCCGATGACATGTGCCTTAATGATCGTATTATCAGGAACGCAAGAGACACGGTTCGGATTAAAACGATTCCTCGGATCTAAGCCAATGGTCAAGCTCGGTGGGATTGCCTTCGGGATTTACCTCTGGCACTGGGTACTGCTTGAGTTCTATCGCTACAACGTCCAACAAACACCTGGTCTGCTCGTCGGCACATTGATCATCGTCTCGTCGATCGGCTTATCCTACCTGATGACGGAATGGATTGAAAAACCGATTCGGACAGCGACCGTCAACCGGACCGCGTTCAAGAAGTTAGGGTTGATGTTGTCAGTCAACGTCTTGTTGATCGGGTCATTACTTGGACTCTCTTACATGGAAGAGCAAGAGCTAAAACAAGCTGTCAGCAAGAATAAATATCCAGGTGCCTTAGCGATCGAACAGGCACTGACTGTACCAAAACAAGATCCGTTCCCATCGTATGCGAACGTCTTTAACGACTTGCCACTCGTCCATACGGATGGTAGCAACCAAGGGCTACAAAAGACGGAAGCAAAGGTCGGGGAATACGGGAAGACGAAGGATTATAAAGCAACGATTGCACTCGTCGGTAGCTCGCACTCAGAGCAATGGTTTGGTGCCTTGCATGAAGCGGTCAAAGGGGCGGACATTCGTTTGCTCAATCTGACGCGGTCGGGAACACGTTTTTCGACCGGGTACGAATCGGACTCGTTAAAAGGCATCTGGAATCAGAACGTCTTGAACTACTTGAAAGATGCCGATGTTGATTTGATCATCTCGCACGTGACAGCAGCGGATGCTTCAAAAGACAGCATCCATCAACAAATGGTCGATCAGATGCAGTTCGTCAAAGACGAGTATGGCATTGATGGGTTGGCGCTTCGGGATAATCCACGGTACGATTTCAACGTGCTCGAGGCACTGGAAACGACAAGCATCGCTGATACGACGAAACGGATGAACACACAACCGAATCAAACGGATGAGACGTATTGGAAACAGTTTGAAAAAACGAATCAATCACTCTATAAGTTGGATTTGACGCGTTACTTCCACGTCAAAGGGGAATATCGCCCTGTCATCGGCAATGTCGTCATCTATCGCGACAACAGCCACATGACGAATACGTACGCGGAAAGTTTTGCTCCGATGTTTAAGAAAAAGCTCAACGAGGTCCTCGCAGAAAAGTTAGCGACGGGCAAATAA
- a CDS encoding ankyrin repeat domain-containing protein, which translates to MTKRSIQDAAFLGKRKQVMRCIERGDDLNELDEEGFAALHWAIQEGYLRIVELLLDHGADVNLPNQDGMSPLHIALYDQKTDIALLLIKRGAHLDLNEYGFSALHLVAGRSGNKKVLRKLAQNVELLHQRTDDGEGVTPLHYAAQEGKAKKVKLLLEAGAEVDAVGLDGFTPLYLAVGNNRPKAVKVLLQAGADIEAENVADGDTAVLALASAYGYERVVRILLSYGADSLHRNADGRTARDAALENEHHQIAEILRQKEIDAMS; encoded by the coding sequence ATGACGAAGCGATCCATTCAAGATGCGGCTTTTTTGGGGAAACGGAAACAGGTAATGCGGTGCATCGAACGCGGTGATGATCTGAATGAACTCGATGAAGAAGGGTTTGCGGCACTTCATTGGGCAATTCAGGAAGGATACTTGCGGATCGTCGAATTGTTGCTCGACCACGGGGCGGATGTGAACCTTCCGAATCAAGACGGGATGTCACCGCTGCATATTGCACTGTATGATCAAAAGACGGACATCGCGTTGCTGTTGATCAAGCGGGGAGCCCATCTTGATTTAAATGAGTACGGCTTCTCAGCGCTTCATTTAGTAGCAGGACGATCCGGTAATAAAAAAGTCTTACGGAAACTAGCGCAAAATGTGGAGTTGTTACATCAACGGACCGATGACGGGGAAGGTGTGACACCGCTACACTACGCAGCGCAAGAAGGTAAGGCGAAAAAAGTCAAACTGTTACTCGAAGCGGGAGCAGAGGTTGATGCTGTTGGATTAGATGGTTTCACACCGCTGTACCTGGCAGTCGGGAATAATCGTCCAAAAGCCGTGAAGGTTCTCTTACAGGCAGGGGCAGACATCGAGGCAGAAAATGTCGCGGATGGTGATACGGCAGTGCTCGCTTTAGCGAGTGCTTACGGCTATGAACGCGTTGTTCGGATATTACTTTCTTACGGAGCTGATTCACTTCATCGAAACGCAGACGGACGAACGGCGCGGGACGCGGCACTTGAGAATGAACACCATCAGATTGCTGAGATTTTGCGACAAAAAGAGATTGATGCGATGTCATGA
- the galU gene encoding UTP--glucose-1-phosphate uridylyltransferase GalU codes for MKKITKAIIPAAGLGTRFLPATKAMPKEMLPILDKPTIQYIVEEAAKAGIEDIIIVTGKHKRAIEDHFDNQKELEITLENSGKTELLEKVQFSTNLANIFYVRQKEQKGLGHAILTAKQFIGNEPFAVLLGDDIVESDDPAIKQLMDVYEQTEKSVIGVQEVRPEDTHRYGIIDPKSKNERLYDVKKFVEKPAPGTAPSNLAIMGRYVLTPDIFDYLANQEEGAGGEIQLTDAIERLNADSQVFAYDFEGNRYDVGEKLGFVKTTIEYALKDAEMKDELKAFIKSLDI; via the coding sequence ATGAAAAAAATCACAAAAGCCATTATTCCAGCAGCAGGACTCGGGACACGTTTCTTACCTGCGACCAAAGCCATGCCAAAAGAGATGTTACCGATTCTCGATAAACCGACGATTCAGTATATCGTTGAAGAAGCAGCGAAAGCCGGAATCGAAGATATCATCATCGTCACCGGTAAACATAAACGAGCAATCGAGGATCATTTCGATAATCAGAAAGAACTTGAGATTACACTCGAAAATTCCGGAAAAACGGAATTACTCGAGAAAGTGCAATTCTCAACGAACCTCGCGAATATCTTTTACGTTCGCCAAAAGGAACAAAAAGGTCTCGGGCATGCGATCCTGACAGCGAAACAATTCATCGGCAACGAACCGTTCGCGGTCTTACTCGGAGATGATATCGTCGAGTCGGACGATCCGGCAATTAAACAATTGATGGACGTCTACGAACAGACGGAAAAATCGGTCATCGGTGTACAAGAAGTCCGTCCGGAAGATACGCATCGTTACGGCATCATCGATCCGAAATCAAAGAACGAGCGACTGTATGACGTAAAGAAATTCGTCGAAAAACCGGCTCCAGGAACGGCACCATCGAACCTCGCCATCATGGGGCGTTACGTGCTGACACCGGATATCTTTGATTATCTAGCAAATCAAGAAGAAGGTGCAGGCGGCGAAATCCAATTGACAGATGCGATTGAGCGCTTGAATGCCGATAGTCAAGTCTTTGCGTATGACTTTGAAGGGAACCGCTATGATGTCGGAGAGAAACTAGGTTTCGTCAAGACAACGATTGAATATGCGTTGAAAGATGCGGAAATGAAAGATGAACTGAAAGCATTCATTAAATCATTAGACATCTAA
- a CDS encoding permease, whose protein sequence is MIGISIATTWEFDATLAYFRVSSEERIAYPYGEYFTREMNGKSLLFYSTGVRKVNGIGANQYMILRFPLTKIIVAGTCAGIDPRHDVLDIIVPNRAVQYDCTVKEIEPLIKPSFVVDLDVSKYGNDFHLGTIGTADRAVVMWRDYVELRDNGLTIADTEAGAIAYICQKNAVECIIIKGISDFPTEEKEEDAVEANLEQMRIYIENTPKVMQRIFDDYLHQFLT, encoded by the coding sequence ATGATCGGAATCAGCATCGCCACCACATGGGAGTTTGACGCGACACTCGCGTATTTTCGTGTTTCGTCGGAAGAGCGAATCGCTTATCCATATGGTGAATACTTCACGCGAGAAATGAATGGAAAATCACTTCTGTTTTACAGCACAGGGGTTCGAAAAGTGAATGGGATTGGTGCAAATCAATATATGATCCTCCGTTTTCCATTGACGAAGATCATCGTCGCCGGAACGTGTGCCGGGATCGATCCACGACATGATGTACTGGACATCATCGTTCCGAATCGAGCTGTTCAATATGATTGCACGGTCAAGGAAATCGAACCACTCATCAAACCTTCGTTCGTCGTCGATCTTGACGTGTCAAAGTACGGCAATGACTTTCATCTCGGAACAATCGGAACGGCAGACCGTGCCGTCGTCATGTGGCGAGATTACGTTGAGTTGCGAGATAACGGCCTGACGATTGCCGATACGGAAGCAGGGGCTATTGCTTACATCTGTCAGAAAAACGCAGTTGAATGTATCATCATCAAAGGCATCTCCGATTTTCCGACCGAAGAGAAGGAAGAAGACGCCGTCGAGGCAAACCTCGAGCAGATGCGGATTTATATCGAAAATACGCCAAAAGTCATGCAACGGATTTTTGACGACTATTTGCATCAGTTTCTAACGTAA
- a CDS encoding CDP-glycerol glycerophosphotransferase family protein encodes MKITCQDHTFLIENLPQQTLFLAINEQPIPVQQTETGFSLSIDTLLDVLKKKNHPVKFVDATGTAISFKHLSEPLDIAPNCYIKQGKHTYFIFIDQEDELSLIYNKKPSIMHFFDHDIRFEGLTRHNESLLLKFSFHSKYFEVKQPSCFIKIRHQEEKVALPIERFNVTPVDARRFKTEVEAVIEKELVDQLLGTRYDYDAFNANIYDLMFGFTIREMPISGFTPRIRHFKNHPELLNDEHWLPFDDRYDVLVRPYSTVSERLAMRLIPVPVETVDYYANPRPLLGMDPTKKTIVCYEYPDKAQDNGMIFFKYLVDTYRKQFNIYYIISRTSPDLKKLAGYENHIVFYKSPENIEVVEAADILCHTHASSYALPFATYKTEALIRTKQKLFLQHGVIGSKDVSHIYGKKMPHPFTDLFVVSSEREKQLIARDYGFHPDEIIVTGLARFDQLINERSRWLKRYKNRKNILIMPTWRPTLDTHPDEQFMESEYYQEFQALITDERLRELVTEQQYEVSFYLHRNFQKFSHLFHSDFVNVIAQDAYTVKELLENHHVLITDYSSVGLDFSLMHKKVVYYRPSTLIGEDNAGEATDLLPGDIIESREALIESLRESKMPKRFKRQLSHIYAFDDKNASKRIFEAMQHHFQL; translated from the coding sequence ATGAAAATCACATGTCAGGATCACACATTTTTAATTGAGAACCTACCGCAACAAACATTATTTTTAGCCATCAATGAACAACCGATACCTGTGCAACAAACAGAAACAGGCTTCTCGCTATCCATCGATACATTACTCGATGTCTTGAAAAAAAAGAATCATCCCGTCAAATTCGTTGATGCGACAGGAACAGCCATCTCGTTCAAACATCTTTCCGAGCCACTCGACATCGCACCGAACTGTTACATCAAACAAGGAAAACATACGTATTTCATCTTCATCGACCAAGAGGATGAGCTCAGTCTAATCTATAACAAAAAACCGTCCATCATGCATTTCTTCGATCACGATATCCGGTTTGAGGGCTTGACTCGACACAACGAGTCGCTTCTCTTAAAGTTCTCGTTTCACTCGAAGTACTTCGAAGTCAAGCAGCCGAGTTGCTTCATTAAAATCAGACATCAAGAAGAAAAAGTTGCACTTCCAATCGAACGCTTCAACGTCACGCCGGTCGATGCTCGTCGCTTCAAGACAGAGGTCGAGGCAGTGATCGAAAAAGAGCTCGTCGATCAGTTGCTCGGTACCCGGTACGATTACGATGCGTTCAATGCGAACATTTATGACCTCATGTTCGGGTTTACGATTCGTGAGATGCCGATATCTGGTTTCACACCACGGATACGCCACTTCAAGAATCATCCGGAACTCTTAAACGATGAACACTGGTTACCGTTTGATGATCGTTACGATGTATTGGTCCGTCCCTACTCGACCGTATCGGAACGGCTCGCAATGCGTTTGATTCCCGTGCCTGTCGAAACGGTCGATTATTACGCAAATCCCCGACCGTTACTCGGAATGGATCCGACGAAAAAGACGATCGTTTGTTATGAATATCCGGATAAAGCACAAGATAACGGAATGATTTTCTTTAAATATCTCGTCGATACCTACCGGAAACAGTTCAACATCTATTACATCATCAGTCGGACGAGTCCGGACCTGAAAAAACTTGCCGGATATGAGAATCACATCGTTTTCTACAAATCTCCGGAAAACATCGAAGTCGTCGAAGCAGCAGATATTTTGTGCCACACGCACGCCTCTAGTTATGCGTTACCATTTGCTACATATAAAACGGAAGCGTTGATCCGAACGAAACAAAAACTCTTCTTACAACATGGCGTCATCGGCTCAAAAGATGTCAGTCATATATACGGTAAGAAGATGCCGCACCCTTTTACCGATCTATTCGTCGTCTCCTCGGAACGAGAGAAGCAGCTCATTGCGCGTGATTACGGGTTTCATCCCGACGAAATCATCGTGACAGGACTTGCCCGATTTGATCAATTGATCAACGAGCGCTCGCGCTGGCTCAAGCGGTACAAGAATCGAAAGAACATTTTAATCATGCCGACTTGGCGACCTACACTCGATACGCATCCAGACGAACAATTCATGGAAAGTGAGTATTATCAGGAGTTTCAAGCCTTGATTACGGATGAACGGTTGAGAGAACTCGTTACGGAACAGCAATATGAAGTATCCTTCTATCTCCACCGTAACTTTCAAAAATTCAGTCATCTGTTCCACTCAGACTTCGTCAATGTCATCGCTCAGGATGCCTATACGGTCAAAGAATTACTCGAGAATCATCACGTTTTGATTACGGACTACTCGAGTGTCGGCCTTGATTTCTCCTTGATGCACAAAAAAGTCGTCTACTATCGCCCATCCACTTTGATTGGAGAAGATAATGCTGGTGAAGCAACCGATCTGTTACCCGGAGACATTATCGAATCACGGGAAGCCTTAATCGAATCGTTGCGCGAATCGAAGATGCCAAAACGCTTTAAACGTCAACTCAGTCATATTTATGCGTTTGATGATAAGAATGCGAGTAAGCGGATTTTCGAAGCGATGCAGCACCATTTTCAGTTGTAA
- a CDS encoding helix-turn-helix transcriptional regulator, translating to MTAIDVILKDIEAHLFDEWLLEQLAERHHYSTFHFGRLFKRQIGQTLGEYVRLRRLSVSATLLRDGVDLLEVALMCGYQSQEAYTRAFKGLYHLPPRKYVKLMELMTNKEMVQMEEQHVEGWFLSGSHAGSYTLSIDSDIVHQGRSSGKIRCTTDTEEAGMFGTMMQSIQATTYREKRIMVAGFLRTEAVGQAAIWFRVDDIHGDPLQFDNMTNRGLTGDQDWTYCACVLDVPLEAASLHFGVLLEGPGTVWADSFTCHEVQLSTPSTNQLHQEVLPLHPTNLSFEMTI from the coding sequence ATGACTGCCATTGATGTCATCCTCAAAGATATCGAAGCGCATCTATTCGATGAATGGTTACTCGAACAACTCGCAGAGCGCCATCACTACTCCACGTTTCATTTCGGACGACTTTTCAAACGACAAATCGGTCAGACGCTCGGGGAATATGTCCGTTTACGCCGTTTGTCAGTCAGCGCCACTCTTTTAAGAGATGGTGTCGACTTGCTCGAAGTTGCATTGATGTGCGGGTATCAATCGCAAGAAGCATATACGCGGGCGTTCAAAGGGTTATATCATTTACCTCCACGAAAATATGTAAAGTTGATGGAACTCATGACGAATAAGGAGATGGTGCAAATGGAAGAACAGCATGTTGAAGGTTGGTTTTTAAGCGGCAGTCATGCCGGATCCTATACACTTAGCATCGATTCAGACATCGTCCATCAAGGACGGAGCTCCGGAAAAATCAGATGCACAACTGACACGGAAGAAGCGGGGATGTTCGGTACGATGATGCAAAGCATACAAGCGACCACCTATCGAGAGAAACGAATCATGGTCGCAGGCTTTTTGCGAACGGAAGCAGTCGGTCAAGCAGCCATCTGGTTCCGTGTCGATGACATCCACGGCGATCCGTTACAGTTCGATAACATGACGAATCGTGGATTGACCGGTGATCAAGACTGGACGTATTGTGCCTGCGTCCTTGACGTTCCCCTTGAAGCAGCATCACTTCACTTCGGTGTATTACTTGAAGGACCCGGTACGGTTTGGGCGGATTCGTTCACCTGTCACGAAGTTCAATTGTCCACTCCATCCACGAATCAATTACATCAGGAGGTTCTCCCGTTACATCCGACCAATCTATCGTTCGAAATGACGATATGA
- a CDS encoding glycosyltransferase has translation MLYTVTSTLPPKHGGRTKSLLSRIALMEKELGAGSTIVTTNYNANYMEVYELFRTEEKVGPMVQFENIYDWLSDYKLLSIPTTRFRNKPIIKETAREIEGLKSVEKKGSDAVRYYDDEDEYVLYRRFYPGTQVVEFEDFMTNASPKKVERWEYNVYGQLHRKTIYSPVHHGKMMEELYDSEGNVYCKKFYNEMARPKLVLIQLYRNGRMYKAFKKEKDLFEYYFNRLFKDGDVLFVDARLLDRSILNIKANVKRVMVIHNSHLDGSTVKGSYATMFSESEKVTRFISLTNHQKEDILDRYNIPEEKISIIPHFIVPEQVQRREQVKDQFCFIGRFGLQKQMDHLIKSYAIFKQSGHATKLVLYGMDEQGQLAMMESLIKELGLQDDIEIHGFTSNPAEVFRESKASLLTSEFEGFGLTVMESINVGCPVISYDVKYGPREIIAHGENGYLVPANDMEAFAEAMVRLVEQPLEKVETKPSLYLETAVKNYGRLLEELKN, from the coding sequence ATGCTGTATACGGTTACATCGACATTACCGCCGAAACATGGTGGCAGAACGAAATCGTTGTTGAGTCGGATTGCGCTTATGGAAAAAGAACTCGGTGCTGGATCGACGATCGTTACGACGAACTACAATGCAAACTATATGGAAGTCTACGAGCTGTTCCGAACGGAAGAGAAGGTTGGTCCGATGGTCCAGTTCGAAAATATTTACGATTGGCTGTCTGATTACAAACTGTTAAGTATTCCGACAACTCGTTTTCGAAATAAGCCGATCATTAAAGAAACGGCGCGTGAAATCGAAGGATTGAAAAGCGTTGAGAAAAAAGGCAGTGACGCTGTCCGCTATTATGATGATGAGGATGAGTATGTCCTGTACCGTCGATTTTATCCAGGAACGCAAGTCGTCGAGTTCGAAGACTTCATGACGAATGCCTCTCCTAAAAAAGTTGAGCGCTGGGAATATAACGTCTACGGTCAATTGCACCGGAAAACAATCTACTCTCCTGTCCATCACGGAAAAATGATGGAAGAACTGTACGATTCGGAAGGCAATGTTTATTGTAAGAAGTTCTACAATGAAATGGCTCGTCCGAAGCTCGTCTTGATTCAGTTATACCGGAACGGCAGAATGTATAAAGCTTTTAAAAAAGAGAAAGACTTATTTGAGTACTACTTCAATCGTCTATTTAAGGATGGCGATGTCTTATTCGTCGATGCGCGTTTGCTTGATCGCTCGATTCTGAATATCAAAGCGAATGTCAAACGTGTCATGGTCATTCATAACTCGCACTTAGATGGTTCGACCGTTAAAGGTTCGTACGCGACGATGTTCTCGGAGTCCGAGAAGGTGACCCGTTTCATCAGTCTGACGAACCATCAAAAAGAAGATATCTTGGATCGGTACAACATTCCAGAAGAGAAAATCTCAATCATTCCGCACTTCATCGTGCCAGAGCAAGTACAGCGGCGGGAACAAGTCAAAGATCAATTCTGTTTCATCGGTCGATTCGGTCTGCAAAAACAGATGGATCATTTGATCAAGAGTTATGCGATCTTTAAACAGTCAGGTCACGCGACAAAACTTGTCCTCTATGGAATGGATGAGCAAGGACAACTCGCGATGATGGAAAGCTTAATCAAAGAGCTCGGCCTACAAGATGATATCGAAATCCATGGATTCACGTCGAATCCGGCAGAAGTCTTCCGTGAATCAAAGGCCTCGTTGTTAACGAGTGAATTTGAAGGATTCGGATTGACGGTCATGGAAAGTATCAATGTCGGTTGCCCGGTTATCTCTTATGACGTCAAATACGGACCACGCGAAATCATCGCTCACGGGGAGAACGGATACCTTGTTCCGGCTAACGATATGGAAGCGTTCGCTGAAGCGATGGTTCGACTCGTCGAACAACCGCTTGAGAAGGTCGAGACGAAACCATCTCTATATCTTGAAACAGCGGTAAAGAATTATGGACGGTTACTTGAAGAGTTAAAGAACTAA